The following DNA comes from bacterium.
GCCGGGCACGGCGGCTATCGGTTCCTTCCCAGGCACGTTACTGAACGTGCACGTGTTCGCTGAGTGAATGGGGGAGCGTCAGCCGCCGGCCTTCGACCTCGACGTCGCAGCCGTTGCGCCGGCGTGCAAGCACCTTGAGGACGGCGCCCGGCAGCACCCCGAGACTGGCGAGCCGCCGGAGCAGCGCGGGACTCTGATCGCTGACGTGCGCGACGACGCCCTCCGCCCCCTGCGCCAGGGTCTCGAGTTTCGGGTAGCGGACGTCACGCATCGACCCGTCCGTCGACGGAATCGGATCGCCGTGGGGATCCTGCACGGGATTGCCGAGGACGGTGGCCATGCGCGCCTCCACCTCTTCGGAAAGCACGTGCTCCATCCGCTCGGCCTCGCCGTGCACCCGCTCCAGCGGCACCCCCAGGTGCTGCGCCAGATAGAGCTCGATCAGCCGATGGTGGCGAATGATCTCGAGCGCGATTTTCTCGCCCGCGGACGTGAGCACGAACCCCTGGTAGCGCGAGTAGGCGACCAGCCGCAGGCGCGCGAGGCGCTTGATCATGTTCGTCGCGGATGCCGCCGACACGTCCAAACGCTCGGCGACCTCCGATGTCGCGACGGCGTCGCGGCCCTGCTGCAGCTTGTAGATCGCCTTCAGGTAGTCTTGCATGACGCCGGTGATCGCGGGCACGGTCACCCTCCACACTCGCATATAAAATAATTTAGTGCAGGCTAAAAACTGGTAGCCCCCAGTTTATTGGTGTGCGCCGACGGTGTCAATAGGGGGCCGGGGGAAATTGTTTGAAACGCCCCAGGGCGGGGCAAATCACGCTGATGGATTCGATAATACCGCGGGATTCCAAATGTCGGACCATAGACGCATCGCGCGTGATGCGCCTCCTCACCAGCAGTCGTCCTGAAGCCCTGGGCGATGCCCGGCGGCGGGTCTCTCAGGCCCTGGCTCAGACGGGCCTCGGCCGCGACGCGGTCTCAGAGATGGAAATCGCGGCCGGCGAAGTGTTGTCGAATACCCACCTGCACGCGTACCCCTCCGGCATCGGACCCGTGTTTATCGAGGTGTTCTGCGCCATCGGGTTGGCGACGGTGATCGTGATCGACCACGGGACGGCCACCACCACGGTCACCGTCCCGGAGGGACAGCCCTCCGTCGCTGATGACGGCGGCCGCGGCTTGTACCTCACAGGCCATCTTACCGACAACGTCAAGGTCCGCGTGAGCCGGGTCGGCCACGGATTGGCCGTCCTGATCGCGAAGTCGCTCGAACCCGGGCAGACATTGGCCGCCTGAACCGCCCCACCCGCCCGGCCATACGCACTCGGTCGAGGAGTGCCGCGGCCCCGGCGAGAACGTTGAGTGCCATGGCGCCCGCGCTCCGCAAGCCTCGCGCGCTCCGTCCCGGCGATACGATCGGGCTCGTATCACCGTCGGGCCCGACCCGGCCGGGCGGCAGCGGCTCAACGCCGGAAAGCGTCGAACGTACCAGGCAGCGGCTCCACGACGTCGGGTTTCGCACCGTCGTCGCGCCGCACGCGTTCGATGCCCGCGGCTATCTCGCCGGCGCCGACACCGATCGTACGGCCGATCTCCAGGCGATGCTGGAGAACCCGGCGGTGAACGGCGTCCTCTGTATCCGCGGAGGCTACGGCGCGCACCGTCTGCTCGACCGGCTCGCCTACGCCGCGATCGGCCGCCACCCCAAGGTCTTCGTCGGGTTCAGTGACATTACGGCTCTTCACCTCGCCCTGTACACGCAGTGCGGCTTCGTGACCTTTCACGGCCCGATGGCGGGCGCGCTCGCGCAGCCCGACCCGCACGATTATCTGGAGCTGCTGCGCGCCGTGACCAAAGCCGAGCCGCTCGGCCGGCTCGTCAACCCTCCGGGCGCGCCGGCGATCGAAACGCTCGTGCCCGGGGTCGCCGAGGGACCGCTGATCGGCGGCAACGCCGCCCTGCTTACCGCACTGCTCGGCACGCGCTTCGTGCCGGAGGCGGAGGCATTTCGGGGCAGCATCCTCTTCCTCGAGGACGTGGGGGACAAGCTCTATCGTCTCGACCGCAAACTCGCGCACCTGCGCTTGGCGGGGATCCTCGACGCGGTGACGGGCATCGTTATCGGGGAATGCCGGTATTCAGCGGAACCGGGAGACACGCTTTCGCTGCAGCAGATTCTCGAGGATCACATCGTCCCGCTCCGCAAGCCGGCGATCTATGGGCTCGCGTGCGGACACGGAGCCTACCACCTGACGCTGCCGATCGGCGTCCGGGCACGGCTCGATGCCGCCGAGCGCAGCCTCTCGGTTGAGGAGGCCGGAGTAGAAGCTTAGACGCCGCCGTCCATCGCCGGATACCCCCCGCGTCGTCGCATCGCTAGTACAAATCGGCCAAGTCGCGGAGCCGGGCACGCCGCCGCTGACTCCCGTCGACGATTTCAAAGAACTCATCGAACGTTCCGCCGAGGGCGTCGAGGAGACGCTGCCGGGTCTTTGGGCCCGGGTGGGTTCGCCCGGCCAGAATGTCGGACAGATGCGTCCGGTGCATGCCCATCCTTTGGGCCAGCGCGGTCTTGGTCAGATTGCGCCGCGCGATCGCGGCTTCCAGCGCGCCGTGCCTCAGACGGACTCGCATCGAGACGACCCCGTGTTCAGCCTAACTCCAGGATTATGTACTTGATACAGGGAGGGTCCCATGTTAGCCTCTAGACAGCGGAAAGAATGGTGTTTTCCGCCTAAATGGAGGCGTCCCGTGACCATTTGCATTGCGGCATTATGCGACAACAACAAGACTCTTATTATGGTGGCTGATCGTCGCGTCGGATTGGCATCGGGGGAAATGGAGACGGACACGGAGATCAAGATTCATAAAATATCGCCAACTTGGTTTACGCTTGTTGCTGGCAACGATGTTGAAGCTGCTCATGAAATCGCAGCAACAGCTGGCGGTGCATTACGTGATCGAGCGGCTCAGGGTTCCGTTAACGGCACATTAGATGTGCGCCGTGAATTGGTCGAATCGTACAGACGAGTACGGATGCACCATGCTGCGGCTGAACCTCTCGTTGCCCGAGGTTGGACGTTAAATGAGTTCAAGGACAAAGGACACAAATCGCTTCCGGAATCTACATTCGCTGAAATTGATGGTGGATTACAGCGTTATGATTTAGAAGTGGATCTGATCGCGTGTGGATTTTTCGGTGATGACGATGGCGACATTATCACAGTGCACAATCCAGGCGTGGGAAAGTTGGTAACAAGTTCTCATTTCGCCGCTGCCGGGACTGGTTCAACTGCGGCGATTTTCTCGCTGTTCATGCGAAAGTTTCATTCCGGAATGAGTTTACCGCTGGCACTCTACTACGTTTACGAGGCTAAAGTAGCCGCGCAACGTGCTACTGGAGTAGGAGAAACGACGGTCATGCTAGTGATGAGAAAAGGCCAAACAGACCACGTTTCTATTGATGAAAGTGAACAGAGTGATGTGCTTGAAATAATCCGCCAGGATTTGGCACCTAGGTACCCGTCCGATGAACAGGTAGAAGAGATTCGCCAATTTGAAAGTCTGAAGAAGTTACCGTCCCTTCCAAGCAAAGAGGCTCAGGTAGGATGAGACCACGCCATGATGCCTGCAATTATCACGACGATGTACGCAGTCCAGAACACCAAACCTTCGATCCCGCCGTACTCAAACAGATGG
Coding sequences within:
- a CDS encoding ATP-binding protein gives rise to the protein MRLLTSSRPEALGDARRRVSQALAQTGLGRDAVSEMEIAAGEVLSNTHLHAYPSGIGPVFIEVFCAIGLATVIVIDHGTATTTVTVPEGQPSVADDGGRGLYLTGHLTDNVKVRVSRVGHGLAVLIAKSLEPGQTLAA
- a CDS encoding helix-turn-helix transcriptional regulator codes for the protein MRVRLRHGALEAAIARRNLTKTALAQRMGMHRTHLSDILAGRTHPGPKTRQRLLDALGGTFDEFFEIVDGSQRRRARLRDLADLY
- a CDS encoding metal-dependent transcriptional regulator yields the protein MPAITGVMQDYLKAIYKLQQGRDAVATSEVAERLDVSAASATNMIKRLARLRLVAYSRYQGFVLTSAGEKIALEIIRHHRLIELYLAQHLGVPLERVHGEAERMEHVLSEEVEARMATVLGNPVQDPHGDPIPSTDGSMRDVRYPKLETLAQGAEGVVAHVSDQSPALLRRLASLGVLPGAVLKVLARRRNGCDVEVEGRRLTLPHSLSEHVHVQ
- a CDS encoding LD-carboxypeptidase; amino-acid sequence: MAPALRKPRALRPGDTIGLVSPSGPTRPGGSGSTPESVERTRQRLHDVGFRTVVAPHAFDARGYLAGADTDRTADLQAMLENPAVNGVLCIRGGYGAHRLLDRLAYAAIGRHPKVFVGFSDITALHLALYTQCGFVTFHGPMAGALAQPDPHDYLELLRAVTKAEPLGRLVNPPGAPAIETLVPGVAEGPLIGGNAALLTALLGTRFVPEAEAFRGSILFLEDVGDKLYRLDRKLAHLRLAGILDAVTGIVIGECRYSAEPGDTLSLQQILEDHIVPLRKPAIYGLACGHGAYHLTLPIGVRARLDAAERSLSVEEAGVEA